A section of the Paenibacillus aurantius genome encodes:
- a CDS encoding recombinase family protein, with translation MSKIKVAVYSRVSTGSTEQKNSFDNQQHYFKTKYASDETYELVEMYSDRGETATDVIRRDGFLRMIADAGVDYTTIHGDIVFFETERSPLFEEIHITNSARFTRDLGIIKLIRVLWNKGVYIVAVDGVFNTRDDPNDFRNILDITLNQNDSVIKSKNVKKGHKRSAERGNLFGVSGLYGYDYTPLTKTLSINDKEASNVRLIFELYLEGIGEQRIANYLEEKNILTRKGQPFKRVTIRKMLTNEKYYGTLIRNRIDQGGVFNKYKTHKIRPESEWIITPDRIPAIITKEEFDKAQELRAGKIHHVSQRGRNYGKTEFSSRIVCSICGSYYVMCVDKNQYYACSRKRTKGVKACNSISLRKSYLENYIQELMSNELNNILVGIQSQEVIQLANEIIAIQDQIDSDKDSYVASLKEELTEWEGRKANFGKLIILGTFDDDFIKEHDAEITGNINKLKERIAENSKTNEQLRNEIRENQKKIKEINNVSIKGKYTREEVVGAISSLTVSRNRKNLQRPQIRCSWDFTKLPQ, from the coding sequence ATGAGCAAGATTAAGGTTGCAGTTTATAGTCGTGTAAGTACAGGTTCTACTGAACAAAAGAATAGTTTTGATAACCAACAGCATTATTTTAAGACGAAGTACGCAAGTGATGAGACTTATGAATTAGTTGAAATGTATTCTGACAGGGGTGAGACTGCCACTGACGTTATACGAAGAGATGGTTTCCTTCGTATGATAGCGGATGCTGGAGTTGACTATACTACTATTCATGGCGATATTGTATTCTTTGAAACTGAAAGAAGTCCTCTATTTGAGGAGATTCATATTACCAATTCAGCGAGATTCACGAGGGACTTGGGAATAATAAAGTTGATTCGTGTTTTATGGAATAAAGGGGTGTACATTGTTGCAGTTGATGGGGTCTTTAACACTAGGGATGACCCAAATGATTTTAGAAATATATTAGACATAACCCTAAATCAGAACGATTCAGTAATTAAAAGTAAAAATGTAAAAAAGGGTCACAAGCGTAGTGCTGAGCGTGGTAATTTATTTGGCGTTTCAGGTCTTTATGGTTATGATTACACCCCATTAACAAAAACCCTTTCCATAAATGATAAAGAAGCTAGTAATGTAAGATTGATTTTTGAACTTTATCTCGAAGGAATAGGAGAACAAAGGATTGCAAATTACTTAGAAGAAAAAAATATTTTGACCCGTAAAGGTCAGCCATTCAAGAGGGTAACGATCCGCAAAATGCTTACTAATGAGAAGTATTATGGAACTCTTATTAGGAATCGAATAGATCAGGGTGGTGTATTCAATAAATACAAAACTCATAAAATAAGACCTGAAAGTGAATGGATTATTACACCTGATCGTATACCCGCAATTATAACCAAGGAAGAATTTGATAAGGCTCAGGAGTTACGTGCTGGCAAAATACATCATGTATCACAAAGAGGGCGTAATTACGGAAAAACTGAATTTTCTAGTAGGATTGTCTGTTCTATCTGTGGCAGTTATTATGTGATGTGCGTAGATAAAAACCAATATTATGCTTGTTCAAGAAAACGTACAAAAGGGGTTAAGGCTTGTAATAGTATAAGTCTTAGGAAATCGTATTTAGAGAACTACATTCAAGAGCTAATGAGCAATGAACTTAATAACATTTTAGTAGGGATTCAAAGTCAAGAAGTGATTCAACTTGCAAATGAAATAATTGCTATTCAAGATCAAATTGATTCGGATAAAGATTCTTATGTAGCATCATTGAAAGAAGAATTAACTGAATGGGAAGGACGAAAAGCTAATTTTGGTAAACTTATTATCCTGGGGACTTTTGATGATGATTTTATTAAAGAACATGACGCTGAAATAACAGGAAATATTAATAAATTGAAAGAACGAATAGCCGAAAACTCGAAAACAAATGAGCAATTAAGGAATGAAATCAGAGAGAATCAGAAAAAAATAAAAGAAATCAACAACGTAAGCATAAAAGGGAAATATACTAGGGAAGAAGTAGTTGGTGCAATTTCGTCTCTAACTGTATCTAGGAATAGAAAAAATCTACAAAGGCCTCAGATTCGTTGCTCTTGGGACTTTACTAAACTTCCCCAATAA
- a CDS encoding stalk domain-containing protein translates to MKKELKGFVTGVISTSLLLGGTVFADGVKQTIEVVFNGVNLKVNGQTVQADNILYDGTTYVPLRRVAEMFSKEVSWEGSTNTASINDKGFLNKGSQKSYKIMNGYKAVVKINGDIFDVSTPQWIRIDNENNPYSLFGSEPVSLLCIAFKDYSVSQSMNPFIKGVLVSDSNVASNYMTFEHKVSGANEQYTLMKYFNKDRSKSYDISTKLNETKGIVMDKQDQSSLIPLKDLFSTLGIKLSTELDDTNKLVIFSFE, encoded by the coding sequence TTGAAAAAAGAATTAAAGGGATTTGTAACCGGAGTAATATCCACTTCTTTGCTTCTAGGAGGAACAGTCTTTGCAGATGGCGTAAAACAAACAATTGAGGTTGTTTTCAACGGTGTCAATTTAAAAGTAAATGGGCAAACAGTTCAGGCCGATAACATCCTTTACGATGGAACAACCTATGTACCCTTGAGAAGAGTAGCTGAAATGTTTTCTAAGGAGGTAAGTTGGGAAGGTTCTACTAACACTGCAAGCATTAATGATAAAGGTTTCCTTAATAAGGGTAGTCAAAAGTCATATAAAATTATGAACGGTTATAAAGCAGTCGTGAAAATTAATGGGGATATTTTTGACGTTTCTACCCCACAGTGGATTCGTATAGATAATGAGAATAATCCTTACTCATTATTTGGTTCAGAACCAGTTAGCTTACTCTGCATTGCTTTTAAAGATTATTCAGTTAGTCAATCCATGAATCCGTTTATTAAAGGTGTCCTTGTGTCTGATTCTAACGTAGCATCTAATTATATGACTTTTGAACATAAGGTTAGTGGAGCAAATGAGCAGTATACATTAATGAAATACTTTAATAAAGACAGATCAAAATCATATGATATAAGTACGAAGCTAAATGAAACTAAGGGTATAGTAATGGATAAACAAGATCAATCATCTTTAATACCACTTAAAGATTTATTCAGTACGCTAGGGATAAAGTTATCAACTGAATTGGACGATACAAACAAGCTAGTTATTTTTAGTTTTGAATAA
- a CDS encoding XRE family transcriptional regulator: MDFNIKEEYRARRLKKRIRIREISEFLGCTKGLISNWENDRGYMSKEKVNRYMLFIDNYNEVMKVETLCCQ; encoded by the coding sequence ATGGATTTTAACATCAAAGAAGAGTACAGAGCCAGAAGGCTTAAAAAACGGATAAGGATTAGAGAAATATCTGAGTTCTTAGGCTGTACAAAGGGGCTCATCAGCAACTGGGAGAACGATAGGGGATATATGTCTAAAGAAAAGGTAAACCGCTACATGCTGTTTATTGACAATTATAACGAAGTAATGAAGGTCGAAACCCTGTGTTGCCAATAA